A single window of Phyllostomus discolor isolate MPI-MPIP mPhyDis1 chromosome 13, mPhyDis1.pri.v3, whole genome shotgun sequence DNA harbors:
- the LOC114510246 gene encoding olfactory receptor 958-like — protein MEIKNHSLITEFILLGIPHTEGQETLLFVVFLIFYLCTLLGNVLILLAVMSESRLHTPMYFFLCNLSVLDIGFSSVSTPKMLANLMMRNQVISFGGCMSQVFFYHFLGSAECWLYTVMAYDRFAAICHPLHYTIIMNRRVCALLAAGTWSTSFLHATILTTLTFQIPYCGSNEVNYFFCDIFPVVKLACGNIFIIETVSFTNIGLVPMICFLLILASYIRIVLAILQMRSAEGRRKAASTCVSHLSVVTLFFGPCALIYTQPSLSEMLVTPVQIFGNVVTPMLNPTIYTLRNKDVKGALKKLAGGQIVSSGGN, from the coding sequence ATGGAGATAAAGAATCACTCTTTGATTACAGAGTTCATCCTGTTGGGCATTCCACACACAGAGGGTCAGGAAACTCTGCTCTTTGTGGTCTTCTTGATCTTCTACCTCTGCACTCTACTAGGAAATGTACTCATCCTTTTAGCTGTAATGTCTGAGTCTCGCCTCCACACTCCCATGTACTTCTTTCTTTGTAACCTCTCTGTGTTAGACATTGGTTTCTCTTCTGTGAGTACCCCAAAGATGTTGGCCAACCTGATGATGAGGAACCAAGTCATCTCCTTTGGTGGGTGCATGTCCCAGGTCTTTTTTTACCATTTCTTAGGCAGTGCTGAATGCTGGCTCTACACAGTAATGGCTTATGACCGATTTGCTGCCATCTGCCACCCACTGCATTACACCATCATCATGAACCGCCGGGTGTGtgccctgctggctgctggcacCTGGTCCACTAGCTTTCTTCATGCCACAATTCTTACTACACTGACCTTCCAAATACCATATTGTGGGTCTAATGAGGTAAACTATTTCTTTTGTGACATCTTTCCTGTAGTCAAGTTGGCCTGTGGTAACATCTTCATTATTGAGACAGTGAGCTTCACCAACATTGGCCTTGTACCCATGATATgttttctcctcatccttgccTCCTACATCCGCATCGTCCTTGCAATCCTCCAGATGCGGTCTGCTGAAGGGAGGCGCAAGGCAGCATCTACCTGTGTTTCCCACCTCTCTGTGGTCACACTGTTTTTTGGGCCCTGTGCCCTCATCTATACCCAGCCATCTTTGAGTGAGATGCTGGTAACTCCAGTGCAGATCTTTGGCAACGTGGTCACCCCCATGTTAAACCCCACAATCTACACTCTGAGAAACAAAGATGTCAAAGGAGCCCTGAAGAAACTTGCTGGGGGCCAGATTGTTTCATCAGGAGGTAACTAG